In Dyadobacter subterraneus, a single genomic region encodes these proteins:
- a CDS encoding efflux RND transporter periplasmic adaptor subunit, with amino-acid sequence MKTSIYVAASLLWACAPKNQDAPNRPPTLPVSTVVASSVTTYQDYPASIEGIVNVEIRPQVSGILERIYVDEGKFVHAGTVLFKIDDKPFQATLSNAMAGLHAAQAALINANLEVEKLTPLVTNKVIAEYQLKTAKATSQLAEANVEQANALISTAKINLGYTLIKAPVSGYVGRILKKQGTLISPQDPDELIQVSNVSNLHVYFSLAEKDFVTFKDQYAGQSIEEKMKNLPPVSLLLANNSIYPIKGKIDAVDGQFDKNTGAITVRANFPNPQGILRSGNTGKVQLGVLHSNILLVPQSATAEIQNKVLVYVVSNNNKVKKQPISIIARSGENYLVDGGIKAGDKIVLSGFDNLPEGAVIQPGNPPGKETVAKN; translated from the coding sequence ATGAAAACTTCTATTTATGTGGCAGCATCGCTGCTTTGGGCTTGCGCTCCAAAAAATCAAGACGCGCCGAACAGACCACCAACTCTACCTGTTAGTACTGTTGTTGCAAGTAGCGTCACAACCTACCAAGATTATCCGGCTTCCATCGAAGGAATAGTCAATGTTGAAATAAGGCCGCAAGTGTCCGGAATACTTGAGCGAATCTATGTAGATGAAGGGAAATTCGTGCATGCCGGAACAGTATTATTTAAAATTGACGATAAACCATTTCAGGCGACTTTGAGCAACGCAATGGCTGGTCTACATGCTGCGCAAGCTGCATTAATTAATGCAAACCTAGAAGTAGAAAAACTTACACCCTTGGTGACAAACAAGGTAATAGCAGAATATCAATTAAAGACAGCCAAAGCAACAAGTCAGCTAGCTGAAGCGAATGTTGAGCAGGCTAATGCACTTATTTCAACGGCAAAAATAAATTTGGGTTATACCTTGATTAAGGCACCTGTCTCAGGATATGTCGGTAGAATTTTAAAAAAGCAGGGTACTTTAATTAGTCCACAAGATCCTGATGAATTAATACAAGTATCAAATGTTAGCAATCTGCATGTATATTTCTCACTTGCAGAAAAGGATTTTGTGACTTTTAAAGATCAATATGCTGGACAGTCTATTGAAGAAAAAATGAAGAATTTACCTCCTGTTTCACTGCTTTTGGCAAATAATAGTATCTATCCGATTAAAGGAAAAATTGACGCGGTTGACGGCCAGTTTGATAAGAATACAGGTGCTATTACGGTGAGGGCCAATTTTCCAAACCCTCAGGGTATTCTTCGTTCTGGTAACACTGGAAAAGTACAGCTGGGTGTTTTACATAGCAATATTCTTCTAGTTCCTCAATCTGCTACTGCGGAAATACAAAACAAAGTTTTGGTATACGTGGTAAGCAATAACAACAAAGTAAAGAAGCAACCTATTTCAATTATCGCCAGAAGTGGTGAGAATTACTTGGTCGACGGTGGAATAAAGGCCGGAGATAAAATAGTGCTTAGCGGCTTTGATAATTTACCGGAAGGGGCAGTTATACAACCTGGAAATCCGCCTGGCAAAGAAACAGTCGCTAAGAATTAA